The Lycium barbarum isolate Lr01 chromosome 10, ASM1917538v2, whole genome shotgun sequence genome includes a region encoding these proteins:
- the LOC132613244 gene encoding uncharacterized protein LOC132613244, producing MRKMPATLSDDSSTDQTTSFGSGSMALLKMGNGHRRPVTRGHGKCKILAGADRLFHEVDRGQAESTNKILIRNIKKKLEELPGVLWEYRTTLKTSMGKTPFSLVYRDEALIPVEIGEPSIRYTQTTKKSNSEAMAVGLELLEERREMTFVRMIA from the exons ATGCGAAAGATGCCAGCGACACtctccgatgattcatcaactGACCAAACTACTTCATTTGGTAGTGGCTCTATGGCCCTTCTTaaaatggggaatggacatcgtcggcCCGTTACCAGAGGCCATGGGAAATGTAAAATTCTTGCTGGTGCTGACAGATTATTTCATGAAGTGGATAGAG GACAAGCAGAATCAACTAACAAGATCCTAATTCGGAATATCAAGAAAAAGCTGGAAGAATTACCTGGGGTGCTGTGGGAATACAGAACTACTCTTAAAACAAGCATGGGCAAAACCCCATTCTCCCTGGTGTACAGGGACGAGGCGCTGATACCTGTGGAGATCGGGGAACCAAGTATTCGTTACACTCAAACTACGAAAAAATCCAACAGTGAGGCGATGGCCGTTGGGTTGGAACTGCTGGAGGAACGAAGAGAAATGACTTTTGTGCGTATGATAGCGTAG
- the LOC132615512 gene encoding uncharacterized protein LOC132615512, producing the protein MAMGPERSKPLHNFTLPYGLKWGNQRHLRCAKVESNGEISAIHRESIGRSGSKLRSPENQDSGEEIGAVREKLMFDLLTEADKMKNTIFKEAKNETTLTGAVALSRPWNLRTRRAACKEPNGHVIVAGESAGDSSVAGKVAGDSSGGEKRERIKYSVPLSRREIEEDFMAIVGRRPPRRPKKRAKLVQKNLDTLFPGLWLTEITPDLYKVPDDQ; encoded by the exons ATGGCAATGGGACCAGAAAGATCGAAACCTTTACATAATTTCACCTTACCGTATGGGCTAAAGTGGGGTAACCAGAGACATTTAAGGTGTGCTAAAGTTGAATCCAATGGTGAAATCTCAGCCATTCATCGCGAGTCAATCGGACGGAGTGGATCAAAATTAAGGTCGCCGGAAAATCAAGATTCCGGTGAAGAAATCGGAGCTGTAAGAGAAAAGCTAATGTTTGATCTCTTAACAGAAGCTGATAAGATGAAAAACACAATCTTTAAAGAAGCAAAAAATGAAACAACTTTGACCGGTGCCGTTGCCTTATCTAGGCCATGGAATTTGAGGACACGTAGAGCTGCTTGTAAAGAGCCAAACGGACACGTCATTGTCGCCGGAGAATCCGCCGGAGATTCTTCAGTCGCCGGAAAAGTCGCCGGAGATTCATCTGGcggggagaagagagagaggattAAGTATTCGGTTCCGCTTTCGCGAAGAGAGATCGAGGAAGATTTCATGGCGATTGTGGGACGTAGACCACCTCGTAGACCAAAGAAACGAGCTAAATTGGTTCAAAAAAATTTGGAT ACGCTATTTCCGGGGTTGTGGTTGACGGAAATTACACCTGACTTATACAAAGTGCCCGACGATCAGTAG